The Theropithecus gelada isolate Dixy chromosome 11, Tgel_1.0, whole genome shotgun sequence genome includes a region encoding these proteins:
- the LOC112635292 gene encoding tubulin alpha-1B chain isoform X2, which produces MRECISIHVGQAGVQIGNACWELYCLEHGIQPDGQMPSDKTIGGGDDSFNTFFSETGAGKHVPRAVFVDLEPTVIGELTSVTQVRSQDAGTGDLSWGLHWSLTHSLRPSLPPSPDEVRTGTYRQLFHPEQLITGKEDAANNYARGHYTIGKEIIDLVLDRIRKLADQCTGLQGFLVFHSFGGGTGSGFTSLLMERLSVDYGKKSKLEFSIYPAPQVSTAVVEPYNSILTTHTTLEHSDCAFMVDNEAIYDICRRNLDIERPTYTNLNRLISQIVSSITASLRFDGALNVDLTEFQTNLVPYPRIHFPLATYAPVISAEKAYHEQLSVAEITNACFEPANQMVKCDPRHGKYMACCLLYRGDVVPKDVNAAIATIKTKRTIQFVDWCPTGFKVGINYQPPTVVPGGDLAKVQRAVCMLSNTTAIAEAWARLDHKFDLMYAKRAFVHWYVGEGMEEGEFSEAREDMAALEKDYEEVGVDSVEGEGEEEGEEY; this is translated from the exons ATG CGTGAGTGCATCTCcatccacgttggccaggctggtgtccagaTTGGCAATGCCTGCTGGGAGCTCTACTGCCTGGAACACGGCATCCAGCCCGATGGCCAGATGCCAAGTGACAAGACCATTGGGGGAGGAGATGATTCCTTCAACACCTTCTTCAGTGAGACTGGCGCTGGCAAGCATGTGCCCCGGGCCGTGTTTGTAGACTTGGAACCCACGGTCATTGGTGAGTTGACCTCAGTAACCCAAGTGAGATCCCAGGATGCTGGGACAGGAGATCTGTCCTGGGGGCTCCACTGGTCACTCACCCACTCCCTCcgtccttctctccctccttctccagaTGAAGTTCGCACTGGCACCTACCGTCAGCTCTTCCACCCTGAGCAGCTCATCACAGGCAAGGAAGATGCTGCCAATAACTATGCCCGAGGGCACTACACCATTGGCAAGGAGATCATTGACCTTGTGTTGGACCGAATTCGCAAGCTG GCTGACCAGTGCACCGGTCTTCAGGGCTTCTTGGTTTTCCACAGCTTTGGTGGGGGAACTGGTTCTGGGTTCACCTCCCTGCTCATGGAACGTCTCTCAGTTGATTATGGCAAGAAGTCCAAGCTGGAGTTCTCCATTTACCCAGCGCCCCAGGTTTCCACAGCTGTAGTTGAGCCCTACAACTCCATCCTCACCACCCACACCACCCTGGAGCACTCTGATTGTGCCTTCATGGTAGACAATGAGGCCATCTATGACATCTGTCGTAGAAACCTCGATATCGAGCGCCCAACCTACACTAACCTTAACCGCCTTATTAGCCAGATTGTGTCCTCCATCACTGCTTCCCTGAGATTTGATGGAGCCCTGAATGTTGACCTGACAGAATTCCAGACCAACCTGGTGCCCTACCCCCGCATCCACTTCCCTCTGGCCACATACGCCCCTGTCATCTCTGCTGAGAAAGCCTACCATGAACAGCTTTCTGTAGCAGAGATCACCAATGCTTGCTTTGAGCCAGCCAACCAGATGGTGAAATGTGACCCTCGCCATGGTAAATACATGGCTTGCTGCCTGTTGTACCGTGGTGATGTGGTTCCCAAAGATGTCAATGCTGCCATTGCCACCATCAAGACCAAGCGTACCATCCAGTTTGTGGATTGGTGCCCCACTGGCTTCAAGGTTGGCATCAACTACCAGCCTCCCACTGTGGTGCCTGGTGGAGACCTGGCCAAGGTTCAGAGAGCTGTGTGCATGCTGAGCAACACCACAGCCATTGCTGAGGCCTGGGCTCGCCTGGACCACAAGTTTGACCTGATGTATGCCAAGCGTGCCTTTGTTCACTGGTATGTGGGTGAGGGGATGGAGGAAGGCGAGTTTTCAGAGGCCCGTGAAGACATGGCTGCCCTTGAGAAGGATTATGAGGAGGTTGGTGTGGATTCTGTTGAAGGAGAGggtgaggaagaaggagaggaataCTAA
- the LOC112635292 gene encoding tubulin alpha-1 chain isoform X7 produces MRECISIHPDGQMPSDKTIGGGDDSFNTFFSETGAGKHVPRAVFVDLEPTVIDEVRTGTYRQLFHPEQLITGKEDAANNYARGHYTIGKEIIDLVLDRIRKLADQCTGLQGFLVFHSFGGGTGSGFTSLLMERLSVDYGKKSKLEFSIYPAPQVSTAVVEPYNSILTTHTTLEHSDCAFMVDNEAIYDICRRNLDIERPTYTNLNRLISQIVSSITASLRFDGALNVDLTEFQTNLVPYPRIHFPLATYAPVISAEKAYHEQLSVAEITNACFEPANQMVKCDPRHGKYMACCLLYRGDVVPKDVNAAIATIKTKRTIQFVDWCPTGFKVGINYQPPTVVPGGDLAKVQRAVCMLSNTTAIAEAWARLDHKFDLMYAKRAFVHWYVGEGMEEGEFSEAREDMAALEKDYEEVGVDSVEGEGEEEGEEY; encoded by the exons ATG CGTGAGTGCATCTCcatccac CCCGATGGCCAGATGCCAAGTGACAAGACCATTGGGGGAGGAGATGATTCCTTCAACACCTTCTTCAGTGAGACTGGCGCTGGCAAGCATGTGCCCCGGGCCGTGTTTGTAGACTTGGAACCCACGGTCATTG aTGAAGTTCGCACTGGCACCTACCGTCAGCTCTTCCACCCTGAGCAGCTCATCACAGGCAAGGAAGATGCTGCCAATAACTATGCCCGAGGGCACTACACCATTGGCAAGGAGATCATTGACCTTGTGTTGGACCGAATTCGCAAGCTG GCTGACCAGTGCACCGGTCTTCAGGGCTTCTTGGTTTTCCACAGCTTTGGTGGGGGAACTGGTTCTGGGTTCACCTCCCTGCTCATGGAACGTCTCTCAGTTGATTATGGCAAGAAGTCCAAGCTGGAGTTCTCCATTTACCCAGCGCCCCAGGTTTCCACAGCTGTAGTTGAGCCCTACAACTCCATCCTCACCACCCACACCACCCTGGAGCACTCTGATTGTGCCTTCATGGTAGACAATGAGGCCATCTATGACATCTGTCGTAGAAACCTCGATATCGAGCGCCCAACCTACACTAACCTTAACCGCCTTATTAGCCAGATTGTGTCCTCCATCACTGCTTCCCTGAGATTTGATGGAGCCCTGAATGTTGACCTGACAGAATTCCAGACCAACCTGGTGCCCTACCCCCGCATCCACTTCCCTCTGGCCACATACGCCCCTGTCATCTCTGCTGAGAAAGCCTACCATGAACAGCTTTCTGTAGCAGAGATCACCAATGCTTGCTTTGAGCCAGCCAACCAGATGGTGAAATGTGACCCTCGCCATGGTAAATACATGGCTTGCTGCCTGTTGTACCGTGGTGATGTGGTTCCCAAAGATGTCAATGCTGCCATTGCCACCATCAAGACCAAGCGTACCATCCAGTTTGTGGATTGGTGCCCCACTGGCTTCAAGGTTGGCATCAACTACCAGCCTCCCACTGTGGTGCCTGGTGGAGACCTGGCCAAGGTTCAGAGAGCTGTGTGCATGCTGAGCAACACCACAGCCATTGCTGAGGCCTGGGCTCGCCTGGACCACAAGTTTGACCTGATGTATGCCAAGCGTGCCTTTGTTCACTGGTATGTGGGTGAGGGGATGGAGGAAGGCGAGTTTTCAGAGGCCCGTGAAGACATGGCTGCCCTTGAGAAGGATTATGAGGAGGTTGGTGTGGATTCTGTTGAAGGAGAGggtgaggaagaaggagaggaataCTAA
- the LOC112635292 gene encoding tubulin alpha-1 chain isoform X8 — translation MRECISIHVGQMPSDKTIGGGDDSFNTFFSETGAGKHVPRAVFVDLEPTVIDEVRTGTYRQLFHPEQLITGKEDAANNYARGHYTIGKEIIDLVLDRIRKLADQCTGLQGFLVFHSFGGGTGSGFTSLLMERLSVDYGKKSKLEFSIYPAPQVSTAVVEPYNSILTTHTTLEHSDCAFMVDNEAIYDICRRNLDIERPTYTNLNRLISQIVSSITASLRFDGALNVDLTEFQTNLVPYPRIHFPLATYAPVISAEKAYHEQLSVAEITNACFEPANQMVKCDPRHGKYMACCLLYRGDVVPKDVNAAIATIKTKRTIQFVDWCPTGFKVGINYQPPTVVPGGDLAKVQRAVCMLSNTTAIAEAWARLDHKFDLMYAKRAFVHWYVGEGMEEGEFSEAREDMAALEKDYEEVGVDSVEGEGEEEGEEY, via the exons ATG CGTGAGTGCATCTCcatccacgttggccag ATGCCAAGTGACAAGACCATTGGGGGAGGAGATGATTCCTTCAACACCTTCTTCAGTGAGACTGGCGCTGGCAAGCATGTGCCCCGGGCCGTGTTTGTAGACTTGGAACCCACGGTCATTG aTGAAGTTCGCACTGGCACCTACCGTCAGCTCTTCCACCCTGAGCAGCTCATCACAGGCAAGGAAGATGCTGCCAATAACTATGCCCGAGGGCACTACACCATTGGCAAGGAGATCATTGACCTTGTGTTGGACCGAATTCGCAAGCTG GCTGACCAGTGCACCGGTCTTCAGGGCTTCTTGGTTTTCCACAGCTTTGGTGGGGGAACTGGTTCTGGGTTCACCTCCCTGCTCATGGAACGTCTCTCAGTTGATTATGGCAAGAAGTCCAAGCTGGAGTTCTCCATTTACCCAGCGCCCCAGGTTTCCACAGCTGTAGTTGAGCCCTACAACTCCATCCTCACCACCCACACCACCCTGGAGCACTCTGATTGTGCCTTCATGGTAGACAATGAGGCCATCTATGACATCTGTCGTAGAAACCTCGATATCGAGCGCCCAACCTACACTAACCTTAACCGCCTTATTAGCCAGATTGTGTCCTCCATCACTGCTTCCCTGAGATTTGATGGAGCCCTGAATGTTGACCTGACAGAATTCCAGACCAACCTGGTGCCCTACCCCCGCATCCACTTCCCTCTGGCCACATACGCCCCTGTCATCTCTGCTGAGAAAGCCTACCATGAACAGCTTTCTGTAGCAGAGATCACCAATGCTTGCTTTGAGCCAGCCAACCAGATGGTGAAATGTGACCCTCGCCATGGTAAATACATGGCTTGCTGCCTGTTGTACCGTGGTGATGTGGTTCCCAAAGATGTCAATGCTGCCATTGCCACCATCAAGACCAAGCGTACCATCCAGTTTGTGGATTGGTGCCCCACTGGCTTCAAGGTTGGCATCAACTACCAGCCTCCCACTGTGGTGCCTGGTGGAGACCTGGCCAAGGTTCAGAGAGCTGTGTGCATGCTGAGCAACACCACAGCCATTGCTGAGGCCTGGGCTCGCCTGGACCACAAGTTTGACCTGATGTATGCCAAGCGTGCCTTTGTTCACTGGTATGTGGGTGAGGGGATGGAGGAAGGCGAGTTTTCAGAGGCCCGTGAAGACATGGCTGCCCTTGAGAAGGATTATGAGGAGGTTGGTGTGGATTCTGTTGAAGGAGAGggtgaggaagaaggagaggaataCTAA
- the LOC112635292 gene encoding tubulin alpha-1B chain isoform X11 has protein sequence MVNDSFNTFFSETGAGKHVPRAVFVDLEPTVIDEVRTGTYRQLFHPEQLITGKEDAANNYARGHYTIGKEIIDLVLDRIRKLADQCTGLQGFLVFHSFGGGTGSGFTSLLMERLSVDYGKKSKLEFSIYPAPQVSTAVVEPYNSILTTHTTLEHSDCAFMVDNEAIYDICRRNLDIERPTYTNLNRLISQIVSSITASLRFDGALNVDLTEFQTNLVPYPRIHFPLATYAPVISAEKAYHEQLSVAEITNACFEPANQMVKCDPRHGKYMACCLLYRGDVVPKDVNAAIATIKTKRTIQFVDWCPTGFKVGINYQPPTVVPGGDLAKVQRAVCMLSNTTAIAEAWARLDHKFDLMYAKRAFVHWYVGEGMEEGEFSEAREDMAALEKDYEEVGVDSVEGEGEEEGEEY, from the exons ATGGTGA ATGATTCCTTCAACACCTTCTTCAGTGAGACTGGCGCTGGCAAGCATGTGCCCCGGGCCGTGTTTGTAGACTTGGAACCCACGGTCATTG aTGAAGTTCGCACTGGCACCTACCGTCAGCTCTTCCACCCTGAGCAGCTCATCACAGGCAAGGAAGATGCTGCCAATAACTATGCCCGAGGGCACTACACCATTGGCAAGGAGATCATTGACCTTGTGTTGGACCGAATTCGCAAGCTG GCTGACCAGTGCACCGGTCTTCAGGGCTTCTTGGTTTTCCACAGCTTTGGTGGGGGAACTGGTTCTGGGTTCACCTCCCTGCTCATGGAACGTCTCTCAGTTGATTATGGCAAGAAGTCCAAGCTGGAGTTCTCCATTTACCCAGCGCCCCAGGTTTCCACAGCTGTAGTTGAGCCCTACAACTCCATCCTCACCACCCACACCACCCTGGAGCACTCTGATTGTGCCTTCATGGTAGACAATGAGGCCATCTATGACATCTGTCGTAGAAACCTCGATATCGAGCGCCCAACCTACACTAACCTTAACCGCCTTATTAGCCAGATTGTGTCCTCCATCACTGCTTCCCTGAGATTTGATGGAGCCCTGAATGTTGACCTGACAGAATTCCAGACCAACCTGGTGCCCTACCCCCGCATCCACTTCCCTCTGGCCACATACGCCCCTGTCATCTCTGCTGAGAAAGCCTACCATGAACAGCTTTCTGTAGCAGAGATCACCAATGCTTGCTTTGAGCCAGCCAACCAGATGGTGAAATGTGACCCTCGCCATGGTAAATACATGGCTTGCTGCCTGTTGTACCGTGGTGATGTGGTTCCCAAAGATGTCAATGCTGCCATTGCCACCATCAAGACCAAGCGTACCATCCAGTTTGTGGATTGGTGCCCCACTGGCTTCAAGGTTGGCATCAACTACCAGCCTCCCACTGTGGTGCCTGGTGGAGACCTGGCCAAGGTTCAGAGAGCTGTGTGCATGCTGAGCAACACCACAGCCATTGCTGAGGCCTGGGCTCGCCTGGACCACAAGTTTGACCTGATGTATGCCAAGCGTGCCTTTGTTCACTGGTATGTGGGTGAGGGGATGGAGGAAGGCGAGTTTTCAGAGGCCCGTGAAGACATGGCTGCCCTTGAGAAGGATTATGAGGAGGTTGGTGTGGATTCTGTTGAAGGAGAGggtgaggaagaaggagaggaataCTAA
- the LOC112635292 gene encoding tubulin alpha-1B chain isoform X9 codes for MPSDKTIGGGDDSFNTFFSETGAGKHVPRAVFVDLEPTVIDEVRTGTYRQLFHPEQLITGKEDAANNYARGHYTIGKEIIDLVLDRIRKLADQCTGLQGFLVFHSFGGGTGSGFTSLLMERLSVDYGKKSKLEFSIYPAPQVSTAVVEPYNSILTTHTTLEHSDCAFMVDNEAIYDICRRNLDIERPTYTNLNRLISQIVSSITASLRFDGALNVDLTEFQTNLVPYPRIHFPLATYAPVISAEKAYHEQLSVAEITNACFEPANQMVKCDPRHGKYMACCLLYRGDVVPKDVNAAIATIKTKRTIQFVDWCPTGFKVGINYQPPTVVPGGDLAKVQRAVCMLSNTTAIAEAWARLDHKFDLMYAKRAFVHWYVGEGMEEGEFSEAREDMAALEKDYEEVGVDSVEGEGEEEGEEY; via the exons ATGCCAAGTGACAAGACCATTGGGGGAGGAGATGATTCCTTCAACACCTTCTTCAGTGAGACTGGCGCTGGCAAGCATGTGCCCCGGGCCGTGTTTGTAGACTTGGAACCCACGGTCATTG aTGAAGTTCGCACTGGCACCTACCGTCAGCTCTTCCACCCTGAGCAGCTCATCACAGGCAAGGAAGATGCTGCCAATAACTATGCCCGAGGGCACTACACCATTGGCAAGGAGATCATTGACCTTGTGTTGGACCGAATTCGCAAGCTG GCTGACCAGTGCACCGGTCTTCAGGGCTTCTTGGTTTTCCACAGCTTTGGTGGGGGAACTGGTTCTGGGTTCACCTCCCTGCTCATGGAACGTCTCTCAGTTGATTATGGCAAGAAGTCCAAGCTGGAGTTCTCCATTTACCCAGCGCCCCAGGTTTCCACAGCTGTAGTTGAGCCCTACAACTCCATCCTCACCACCCACACCACCCTGGAGCACTCTGATTGTGCCTTCATGGTAGACAATGAGGCCATCTATGACATCTGTCGTAGAAACCTCGATATCGAGCGCCCAACCTACACTAACCTTAACCGCCTTATTAGCCAGATTGTGTCCTCCATCACTGCTTCCCTGAGATTTGATGGAGCCCTGAATGTTGACCTGACAGAATTCCAGACCAACCTGGTGCCCTACCCCCGCATCCACTTCCCTCTGGCCACATACGCCCCTGTCATCTCTGCTGAGAAAGCCTACCATGAACAGCTTTCTGTAGCAGAGATCACCAATGCTTGCTTTGAGCCAGCCAACCAGATGGTGAAATGTGACCCTCGCCATGGTAAATACATGGCTTGCTGCCTGTTGTACCGTGGTGATGTGGTTCCCAAAGATGTCAATGCTGCCATTGCCACCATCAAGACCAAGCGTACCATCCAGTTTGTGGATTGGTGCCCCACTGGCTTCAAGGTTGGCATCAACTACCAGCCTCCCACTGTGGTGCCTGGTGGAGACCTGGCCAAGGTTCAGAGAGCTGTGTGCATGCTGAGCAACACCACAGCCATTGCTGAGGCCTGGGCTCGCCTGGACCACAAGTTTGACCTGATGTATGCCAAGCGTGCCTTTGTTCACTGGTATGTGGGTGAGGGGATGGAGGAAGGCGAGTTTTCAGAGGCCCGTGAAGACATGGCTGCCCTTGAGAAGGATTATGAGGAGGTTGGTGTGGATTCTGTTGAAGGAGAGggtgaggaagaaggagaggaataCTAA
- the LOC112635292 gene encoding tubulin alpha-1B chain isoform X4: MRECISIHVGQAGVQIGNACWELYCLEHGIQPDGQMPSDKTIGGGDDSFNTFFSETGAGKHVPRAVFVDLEPTVIDEVRTGTYRQLFHPEQLITGKEDAANNYARGHYTIGKEIIDLVLDRIRKLADQCTGLQGFLVFHSFGGGTGSGFTSLLMERLSVDYGKKSKLEFSIYPAPQVSTAVVEPYNSILTTHTTLEHSDCAFMVDNEAIYDICRRNLDIERPTYTNLNRLISQIVSSITASLRFDGALNVDLTEFQTNLVPYPRIHFPLATYAPVISAEKAYHEQLSVAEITNACFEPANQMVKCDPRHGKYMACCLLYRGDVVPKDVNAAIATIKTKRTIQFVDWCPTGFKVGINYQPPTVVPGGDLAKVQRAVCMLSNTTAIAEAWARLDHKFDLMYAKRAFVHWYVGEGMEEGEFSEAREDMAALEKDYEEVGVDSVEGEGEEEGEEY, translated from the exons CGTGAGTGCATCTCcatccacgttggccaggctggtgtccagaTTGGCAATGCCTGCTGGGAGCTCTACTGCCTGGAACACGGCATCCAGCCCGATGGCCAGATGCCAAGTGACAAGACCATTGGGGGAGGAGATGATTCCTTCAACACCTTCTTCAGTGAGACTGGCGCTGGCAAGCATGTGCCCCGGGCCGTGTTTGTAGACTTGGAACCCACGGTCATTG aTGAAGTTCGCACTGGCACCTACCGTCAGCTCTTCCACCCTGAGCAGCTCATCACAGGCAAGGAAGATGCTGCCAATAACTATGCCCGAGGGCACTACACCATTGGCAAGGAGATCATTGACCTTGTGTTGGACCGAATTCGCAAGCTG GCTGACCAGTGCACCGGTCTTCAGGGCTTCTTGGTTTTCCACAGCTTTGGTGGGGGAACTGGTTCTGGGTTCACCTCCCTGCTCATGGAACGTCTCTCAGTTGATTATGGCAAGAAGTCCAAGCTGGAGTTCTCCATTTACCCAGCGCCCCAGGTTTCCACAGCTGTAGTTGAGCCCTACAACTCCATCCTCACCACCCACACCACCCTGGAGCACTCTGATTGTGCCTTCATGGTAGACAATGAGGCCATCTATGACATCTGTCGTAGAAACCTCGATATCGAGCGCCCAACCTACACTAACCTTAACCGCCTTATTAGCCAGATTGTGTCCTCCATCACTGCTTCCCTGAGATTTGATGGAGCCCTGAATGTTGACCTGACAGAATTCCAGACCAACCTGGTGCCCTACCCCCGCATCCACTTCCCTCTGGCCACATACGCCCCTGTCATCTCTGCTGAGAAAGCCTACCATGAACAGCTTTCTGTAGCAGAGATCACCAATGCTTGCTTTGAGCCAGCCAACCAGATGGTGAAATGTGACCCTCGCCATGGTAAATACATGGCTTGCTGCCTGTTGTACCGTGGTGATGTGGTTCCCAAAGATGTCAATGCTGCCATTGCCACCATCAAGACCAAGCGTACCATCCAGTTTGTGGATTGGTGCCCCACTGGCTTCAAGGTTGGCATCAACTACCAGCCTCCCACTGTGGTGCCTGGTGGAGACCTGGCCAAGGTTCAGAGAGCTGTGTGCATGCTGAGCAACACCACAGCCATTGCTGAGGCCTGGGCTCGCCTGGACCACAAGTTTGACCTGATGTATGCCAAGCGTGCCTTTGTTCACTGGTATGTGGGTGAGGGGATGGAGGAAGGCGAGTTTTCAGAGGCCCGTGAAGACATGGCTGCCCTTGAGAAGGATTATGAGGAGGTTGGTGTGGATTCTGTTGAAGGAGAGggtgaggaagaaggagaggaataCTAA
- the LOC112635292 gene encoding tubulin alpha-1B chain isoform X3, whose amino-acid sequence MRECISIHVGQAGVQIGNACWELYCLEHGIQPDGQMPSDKTIGGGDDSFNTFFSETGAGKHVPRAVFVDLEPTVIDEVRTGTYRQLFHPEQLITGKEDAANNYARGHYTIGKEIIDLVLDRIRKLADQCTGLQGFLVFHSFGGGTGSGFTSLLMERLSVDYGKKSKLEFSIYPAPQVSTAVVEPYNSILTTHTTLEHSDCAFMVDNEAIYDICRRNLDIERPTYTNLNRLISQIVSSITASLRFDGALNVDLTEFQTNLVPYPRIHFPLATYAPVISAEKAYHEQLSVAEITNACFEPANQMVKCDPRHGKYMACCLLYRGDVVPKDVNAAIATIKTKRTIQFVDWCPTGFKVGINYQPPTVVPGGDLAKVQRAVCMLSNTTAIAEAWARLDHKFDLMYAKRAFVHWYVGEGMEEGEFSEAREDMAALEKDYEEVGVDSVEGEGEEEGEEY is encoded by the exons ATG CGTGAGTGCATCTCcatccacgttggccaggctggtgtccagaTTGGCAATGCCTGCTGGGAGCTCTACTGCCTGGAACACGGCATCCAGCCCGATGGCCAGATGCCAAGTGACAAGACCATTGGGGGAGGAGATGATTCCTTCAACACCTTCTTCAGTGAGACTGGCGCTGGCAAGCATGTGCCCCGGGCCGTGTTTGTAGACTTGGAACCCACGGTCATTG aTGAAGTTCGCACTGGCACCTACCGTCAGCTCTTCCACCCTGAGCAGCTCATCACAGGCAAGGAAGATGCTGCCAATAACTATGCCCGAGGGCACTACACCATTGGCAAGGAGATCATTGACCTTGTGTTGGACCGAATTCGCAAGCTG GCTGACCAGTGCACCGGTCTTCAGGGCTTCTTGGTTTTCCACAGCTTTGGTGGGGGAACTGGTTCTGGGTTCACCTCCCTGCTCATGGAACGTCTCTCAGTTGATTATGGCAAGAAGTCCAAGCTGGAGTTCTCCATTTACCCAGCGCCCCAGGTTTCCACAGCTGTAGTTGAGCCCTACAACTCCATCCTCACCACCCACACCACCCTGGAGCACTCTGATTGTGCCTTCATGGTAGACAATGAGGCCATCTATGACATCTGTCGTAGAAACCTCGATATCGAGCGCCCAACCTACACTAACCTTAACCGCCTTATTAGCCAGATTGTGTCCTCCATCACTGCTTCCCTGAGATTTGATGGAGCCCTGAATGTTGACCTGACAGAATTCCAGACCAACCTGGTGCCCTACCCCCGCATCCACTTCCCTCTGGCCACATACGCCCCTGTCATCTCTGCTGAGAAAGCCTACCATGAACAGCTTTCTGTAGCAGAGATCACCAATGCTTGCTTTGAGCCAGCCAACCAGATGGTGAAATGTGACCCTCGCCATGGTAAATACATGGCTTGCTGCCTGTTGTACCGTGGTGATGTGGTTCCCAAAGATGTCAATGCTGCCATTGCCACCATCAAGACCAAGCGTACCATCCAGTTTGTGGATTGGTGCCCCACTGGCTTCAAGGTTGGCATCAACTACCAGCCTCCCACTGTGGTGCCTGGTGGAGACCTGGCCAAGGTTCAGAGAGCTGTGTGCATGCTGAGCAACACCACAGCCATTGCTGAGGCCTGGGCTCGCCTGGACCACAAGTTTGACCTGATGTATGCCAAGCGTGCCTTTGTTCACTGGTATGTGGGTGAGGGGATGGAGGAAGGCGAGTTTTCAGAGGCCCGTGAAGACATGGCTGCCCTTGAGAAGGATTATGAGGAGGTTGGTGTGGATTCTGTTGAAGGAGAGggtgaggaagaaggagaggaataCTAA